In Arachis stenosperma cultivar V10309 chromosome 1, arast.V10309.gnm1.PFL2, whole genome shotgun sequence, one DNA window encodes the following:
- the LOC130936052 gene encoding uncharacterized protein LOC130936052, which yields MSGGSSDGDGESKSSPNKRLKTEEASEKVDGGGVDDNQGVWCGICYAERGAPVAGEIDCCSHYFCFACIMEWSKHESRCPICRRRFSNVRRLPKHGIFSSSRDIKVPLRDQVYHPYGNMSTGPTHSHTDANCVVCHGVADEHLLLICDLCDASSHTYCVGLGYTVPEGDWFCYDCAIARETNEREDLELQNVEQSGAISAIPCPLQQSRSPPPPSIPSADRLSRYRGKRPLSNAQQVQRNIQALRDNWNALRSGSMKFGSGSIQTSGIGGCHNRDSGSASCGRPDKQHSNSMGLGSLGSSSGSVSRSRSDEQHSNSMVLANRCSGSVLHGRSDEQHSNSMVLANRCSGSVLHGRSDEQHSNSMALANRGSGSILRGGPHEQHFDCMASPRIQHSSVQDGSSRGIMNERGMKDVEKAWKMMEKAKKMQGTRQRTNRK from the exons ATGTCAGGCGGAAGCAGCGACGGCGACGGAGAATCAAAGTCCTCCCCAAACAAACGCCTCAAAACCGAAGAAGCATCGGAGAAGGTCGACGGTGGCGGAGTCGATGATAACCAGGGTGTATGGTGCGGGATCTGCTACGCGGAGCGCGGCGCACCGGTCGCCGGAGAAATCGACTGCTGCAGCCATTACTTTTGCTTCGCATGCATCATGGAGTGGTCCAAGCACGAGTCCCGATGCCCGATCTGCCGCCGGAGATTCTCCAACGTTCGCAGGCTCCCCAAGCATggcatcttctcttcttctcgGGACATTAAGGTCCCTCTCCGTGATCAG GTTTATCATCCTTATGGGAATATGAGCACCGGTCCTACTCACTCTCATACTGACGCCAACTGCGTTGTCTGTCATGGTGTGGCAGATGAACATCTTCTGCTAATTTGTGATCTTTGCGATGCTTCTTCTCATACCTACTGTGTTGGCCTTGGCTACACTGTCCCTGAAGGCGATTGGTTTTGTTATGACTGTGCTATTGCCAGGGAGACCAATGAGCGGGAAGACTTAGAGCTACAAAATGTCGAGCAAAGTGGGGCGATAAGTGCAATACCATGTCCTTTACAACAAAGCCGGTCCCCTCCTCCTCCTAGTATTCCATCAGCTGATAGGTTAAGTAGATACAGGGGAAAGAGGCCTCTGTCAAATGCCCAGCAGGTGCAGCGTAACATACAAGCGCTCCGTGATAATTGGAATGCATTGAGAAGTGGTTCCATGAAGTTCGGTTCTGGTTCCATTCAAACCAGTGGCATAGGTGGTTGTCATAATCGAGATTCTGGTTCTGCTTCATGTGGCAGACCCGACAAACAGCATTCTAATTCTATGGGTTTGGGAAGCTTAGGTTCCAGTTCTGGTTCTGTTTCACGCAGCAGATCAGATGAACAACATTCTAATTCTATGGTTTTGGCAAACAGGTGTTCTGGTTCCGTTTTGCATGGCAGATCAGACGAACAGCATTCTAATTCTATGGTTTTGGCAAACAGGTGTTCTGGTTCCGTTTTGCATGGCAGATCAGACGAACAGCATTCTAATTCTATGGCTTTGGCAAACCGAGGATCTGGTTCCATTTTGCGTGGTGGACCACACGAACAGCATTTTGATTGTATGGCTTCGCCAAGAATTCAGCACTCGAGTGTCCAAGATGGTTCATCTAGAGGCATAATGAATGAGAGGGGGATGAAAGATGTTGAGAAGGCTTGGAAAATGATGGAGAAGGCAAAGAAGATGCAAGGGACTCGTCAAAGAACCAACAGAAAATAG
- the LOC130936059 gene encoding probable UDP-3-O-acylglucosamine N-acyltransferase 2, mitochondrial, protein MATRRVLVFASRSAFARRFSLVPASDSGCGFQKWQNGGGIFHESASIDSTAVVEVGAVVHSESVIGANVHIGSGTVVGPSVSIAHSTIIGFNVALSNCCIGDLCVIHGGVCIGQDGFGFYVDGDGNMIKKPQKLNVVIGNQVEIGANTCIDRGSWRDTVIGDNSKIDNLVQIGHNVVIGRNCMLCGQVGIAGSATIGDYVTMGGRVAVRDHVSIVSKVRLAATSCVTKDIKEPGDYGGFPAVPVHEWRRQVARSSRHR, encoded by the exons ATGGCTACAAGGAGGGTACTTGTCTTTGCTTCTCGTTCTGCCTTTGCTCGTCGTTTCTCGTTAGTTCCCGCTTCAG ATAGTGGTTGTGGATTCCAGAAATGGCAAAACGGGGGTGGCATATTCCACGAGTCAGCTTCTATAGACTCCACAGCAGTTGTTGAGGTTGGCGCTGTAGTCCATTCTGAATCTGTCATCGGTGCAAATGTGCATATAGGCTCTGGAACTGTTGTTGGTCCTTCTGTTTCTATTGCTCATTCAACTATAATTGG GTTTAATGTGGCCCTTAGTAATTGCTGTATAGGTGATTTATGTGTAATTCACGGTGGAGTCTGCATTGGTCAAGATG GGTTTGGATTTTATGTGGATGGTGATGGTAATATGATAAAGAAGCCTCAG AAGTTGAACGTGGTAATAGGGAACCAAGTGGAAATTGGTGCTAATACATGCATTGACCGGGGCAG CTGGAGAGATACAGTTATTGGGGACAATTCAAAGATAGATAATTTAGTTCAG ATTGGCCATAATGTGGTTATTGGGAGGAATTGTATGCTTTGTGGGCAAGTTGGGATTGCAGGTTCAGCAAC CATAGGAGATTATGTAACCATGGGAGGAAGGGTAGCAGTGCGAGATCATGTATCTATTGTATCTAAG GTTCGGCTTGCTGCAACAAGCTGTGTAACCAAGGACATCAAAGAGCCTGGGGACTATGGTGGCTTTCCAGCT GTTCCAGTTCACGAATGGCGGAGACAAGTCGCCAGAAGTTCCCGACACCGGTGA